A window of the Zeugodacus cucurbitae isolate PBARC_wt_2022May chromosome 2, idZeuCucr1.2, whole genome shotgun sequence genome harbors these coding sequences:
- the LOC105219183 gene encoding pupal cuticle protein Edg-91, producing MAGYLLKIALICTLVAVLYAAPAPKPAGAQARTFGDLGLGAGFGLGLGGYGGYGGYGGHGGYGGYPGYYGGYPGYGGYHGRPSFGGGYYPGYGGGYGGYGNYGGSYSQSQSQSHSQSGYYNGGYGGYGNGFFG from the exons atggctGGTTAT CTCCTGAAAATCGCACTCATCTGCACTCTTGTCGCCGTACTGTATGCCGCACCTGCGCCAAAACCTGCTGGTGCTCAAGCGCGGACTTTCGGCGATTTGGGTCTGGGCGCTGGGTTTGGTCTAGGTCTTGGTGGTTACGGTGGTTATGGCGGTTATGGTGGTCACGGTGGATATGGTGGTTACCCCGGTTACTATGGCGGTTATCCAGGTTATGGTGGTTATCATGGCCGACCAAGCTTCGGTGGCGGCTATTATCCCGGTTATGGTGGCGGTTATGGCGGCTATGGCAATTATGGTGGTTCCTACAGCCAATCACAGAGTCAGTCGCATAGTCAAAGTGGCTACTACAATGGTGGCTATGGTGGATACGGAAATGGATTCTTTGGCTAA
- the LOC105219184 gene encoding histone-lysine N-methyltransferase SETD1A, protein MCTLQQLIITHALTLLTLVVICACAPQSYYSSNSYSTGTATANRADPYRRAGYSPYRDNNREYYDALRQRRLRALADSYKGIYNSISATASSSRGDGSSVSKTQRYYSSSRLPVAAAAISASSSDNSGGTTTNSIYASNNSERYNKYNNRYNAYATDSASSTPPNKQQDASNKQRISKADEENAKFAGISNQEADEENTKTLSHLKRKKLRRCFPFGRDAQGGEVTPPPEEQGRLLWDVNVYNIYGGGGYPPPIYGGGCGGLGGGLGGGLASAFAGAGGLGGGGLLSDPIAAAYAPPNRFNNFLQLFAPGILQNALAVTARPSLLRPQSDTIASEANDLANDPEVDPGYRPVAARPPPVRRPNRVYYDSVGAAPITPAQLVGGVATTVNGIIQQLTGNVQPVYPGYRSASYGK, encoded by the exons atgtgtaCATTACAACAGCTAATAATCACACATGCGCTAACACTACTCACATTGGTGGTGATATGCGCCTGCGCGCCCCAGAGTTACTATTCCTCAAATTCCTACTCAACTGGCACAGCAACGGCAAATCGCGCTGATCCTTATCGGCGCGCCGGCTATTCTCCATATCGCGATAATAATCGCGAGTATTACGACGCGTTACGGCAACGGCGTCTACGCGCGCTCGCCGATAGCTACAAAGGCATCTACAACAGCATCAGCGCTACCGCCAGTAGCAGTCGTGGTGACGGCAGTAGTGTCAGCAAAACACAGCGCTACTATTCATCCTCACGTTTGCCCGTCGCCGCAGCGGCTATAAGCGCTAGCAGCAGCGACAACAGTGGTGGCACAACCACCAACAGCATTTACGCAAGCAACAACAGTGAACGATATAACAAGTATAATAACAGATATAATGCTTACGCAACGGATAGCGCTTCCAGCACACCGCCAAATAAGCAGCAGGATGCAAGCAATAAACAGCGCATTAGCAAAGCTGATGAGGAGAATGCCAAATTTGCTGGTATTAGTAATCAAGAAGCAGACGAGGAGAATACAAAGACCCTGTCGCATTTGAAACGTAAGAAACTGCGTCGTTGCTTTCCATTTGGACGCGACGCGCAGGGCGGTGAAGTAACACCGCCACCAGAGGAGCAAGGACGCTTACTTTGGGATGTgaatgtttataatatttacggtgGCGGTGGTTATCCTCCGCCAATATATGGCGGCGGTTGTGGCGGACTTGGTGGCGGACTGGGTGGTGGTCTTGCTAGCGCTTTTGCTGGCGCTGGTGGTCTTGGCGGCGGTGGTCTGCTCTCCGATCCGATTGCTGCTGCTTATGCGCCACCCAAtagatttaataatttcttacagCTATTCGCTCCCGGTATATTGCAGAATGCTTTAGCGGTGACAGCGCGCCCATCGCTACTGAGACCTCAGTCTGATACTATTGCGAGTGAGGCTAACGATTTGGCTAATGATCCAGAGGTGGACCCTGGGTATAGGCCTGTCGCCGCCAGGCCACCTCCAGTGAGAAGACCTAATCGGGTGTACTATGATTCAGTGGGAGCG GCTCCCATAACTCCTGCGCAATTAGTAGGCGGTGTAGCCACCACTGTTAACGGTATCATACAACAACTAACTGGCAATGTTCAACCGGTTTACCCTGGCTATAGATCAGCGAGTTATGGAAAGTAA
- the LOC105219185 gene encoding adenosine 3'-phospho 5'-phosphosulfate transporter 1 gives MAKMVPDVVICGFVITALLVIHFFSDILRLSLDGYYTHATLSQLVESHANKEYSWLLKLMANCFGYSCVFVPGYLIYKYVGRTKYLERSEKTCIYTAVSMCITGNPGTELDYSEPMVRKPMDPLPPSTGAQKRTKSQETLLLCWCFSGLMISYLTWGVLQEKIMTQQYFNSAGQPSHFKDSQFLVFCNRLSAFTCAMVTLRIKRPAGRHCTPLYKYSFASFSNIMSAWFQYEALKFVSFPTQVLAKACKIIPVMLMGKIISKNKYDWYEYVSAILISLGMIFFMTGSANSTKASSVTTFTGIFLLTMYLTCDSFTANWQDDLFKHYEMSSLQMMAGVNLFSTIFTATSLWVQGGFMDSLAFASEHPKFILDALTISMCSAVGQLFIFYTISVFGAVVFTIIMTLRQAFAILLSCLIYKHKISVLGIFGILVVFFAVFMRSYGKQRMKAIRKRAEAHKPKMAA, from the exons ATGGCGAAAATGGTTCCAGATGTTGTCATTTG TGGTTTCGTGATTACGGCGCTGCTGGTGATACACTTCTTTTCAGACATTTTGCGCCTCTCCCTAGACGGTTACTACACACATGCGACTCTCTCGCAGCTAGTGGAGTCGCACGCCAACAAAGAATATTCTTGGTTGTTGAAACTTATGGCCAATTGTTTTGGCTATAGTTGTGTTTTTGTACCTGGGTAtcttatttacaaatatgttgGACGCACAAAATACTTGGAGAGGAGTG AAAAAACATGCATTTATACTGCGGTCAGCATGTGCATCACCGGTAATCCTGGCACTGAACTCGACTACTCCGAACCTATGGTACGTAAACCAATGGACCCATTGCCACCGTCAACTGGTGCACAAAAACGTACAAAATCGCAAGAGACCTTACTGCTGTGCTGGTGCTTCAGTGGACTCATGATCTCTTACCTAACTTGGGGTGTGTTACAGGAGAAAATCATGACGCAACAATATTTCAATTCCGCTGGCCAACCATCACATTTTAAAGACTCACAATTTCTTGTCTTTTGCAATCGTTTATCGGCTTTCACATGTGCTATGGTCACATTACGCATTAAACGTCCAGCTGGTCGTCATTGTACGCCACTCTACAAGTACTCCTTTGCATCCTTCTCGAATATAATGAGTGCATGGTTTCAATATGAAGCACTCAAATTTGTCAGCTTTCCTACACAAGTGCTGGCGAAAGCATGTAAAATCATACCTGTGATGTTGATGGGTAAAATCATATCGAAGAACAAATACGACTGGTATGAATATGTATCAgctatattgatatcattgggaatgatattttttatgacCGGTTCGGCAAATAGCACAAAAGCTAGCAGTGTGACCACATTCACAGGAATTTTCCTGCTCACAATGTACTTAACATGCGACAGTTTTACAGCGAATTGGCAAGATGATCTATTTAAACACTATGAAATGTCATCGCTGCAAATGATGGCTGGTGTCAATCTCTTCTCTACCATATTTACAGCGACCTCATTGTGGGTGCAAGGCGGCTTTATGGATTCACTGGCTTTTGCCAGTGAG CATCCCAAATTCATACTTGACGCACTCACAATATCCATGTGCTCGGCTGTGGgtcaactatttattttttatacaatatcgGTATTTGGTGCTGTTGTATTTACCATCATCATGACATTACGACAG gCCTTTGCCATATTGCTTTCCTGCTTAATCTACAAACACAAAATATCGGTGCTGGGTATTTTCGGTATATTGGTTGTGTTCTTTGCCGTCTTCATGCGTTCTTATGGCAAACAACGCATGAAAGCCATACGAAAACGTGCCGAGGCGCATAAGCCCAAAATGGCAGCGTAG
- the Fop gene encoding serine/arginine repetitive matrix protein 2 produces MSASISKIHVTNSTGLSLNERFTAVQDRRREVPERILRPTRDTSVANRRLLQQLARRHKMQAALKLKRRSMRPIGGNVAMRRGTIKALRVAANGKPIRTNSLTTVATMEADLITNSQRNLNRSLRRANSVSNRLGRPLVGGAAQRIAQRRLQRGLPGAIIPNEMQRRGRSRSRSRAPVEVINLTRSRSRSAGRALPAAVQVRGRSRSRVRSRSRVNAVARTNIPVKARLGIRPGAITGRRRSQSAVRGVAQGRIQRRRNSNIAAGVAGRTANAGRQRGRSLTRNATAIANAAGRSRSRTRNVAPARAQSRARSRTRGGSVVGQRNVGSVQRGRARGRSQQRGGGRGAIAQRNGKTNGNKKGQQQQQQRRGRSRSRGGRGGRNQGKTAKPEVDKDKLDKELDQYMATTRTENSDFLLRN; encoded by the exons ATGTCGGCATCAATAAGCAAAATTCATGTCACCAATTCGACAGGATTGTCATTAAATGAACGTTTTACGGCAGTTCAAGATCGTCGTCGAGAAGTACCAGAACGCATTTTGCGCCCAACTCGTGACACATCCGTTGCTAATCGCCGACTATTGCAGCAGCTGGCTAGAAGGCATAAAATGCAAGCAGCATTAAAATTGAAACGC AGAAGCATGCGCCCAATTGGAGGAAATGTAGCCATGAGACGCGGCACAATCAAGGCTTTGCGTGTAGCAGCTAATGGAAAACCGATCCGTACCAACAGCCTGACCACCGTTGCAAC AATGGAAGCCGATTTGATCACGAACAGTCAACGCAACTTAAACAGATCCCTACGACGAGCGAATTCCGTTTCGAATCGCTTGGGCCGCCCACTAGTAGGCGGTGCTGCACAGCGTATTGCCCAACGGCGTTTGCAACGTGGATTGCCCGGTGCAATCATACCAAATGAAATGCAGAGGCGTGGTCGTTCACGCAGTCGTTCTAGGGCGCCCGTGGAAGTTATAAATTTGACTCGCAGTCGTTCACGCAGTGCAGGACGCGCTCTTCCAGCAGCCGTACAAGTGCGTGGTCGTTCTCGGTCACGTGTACGTTCACGTAGTCGTGTGAATGCTGTCGCCAGAACTAATATACCAGTAAAAGCACGTTTGGGCATTCGTCCCGGTGCTATCACAGGCCGACGCCGTAGCCAAAGTGCCGTGCGTGGCGTGGCTCAAGGACGCATACAGCGTCGACGAAATTCAAATATTGCTGCTGGTGTTGCTGGACGTACAGCAAATGCTGGGCGCCAACGCGGAAG ATCATTGACTAGAAACGCAACTGCTATTGCAAACGCAGCTGGACGTTCACGCTCTCGTACACGTAACGTCGCCCCAGCGCGGGCACAATCGCGTGCACGCTCACGCACACGTGGGGGATCTGTTGTTGGTCAGCGCAATGTAGGATCGGTACAACGTGGTCGCGCACGTGGCCGTAGTCAACAACGTGGAGGAGGACGTGGTGCAATAGCACAAAGAAATGGTAAAACTAATGGTAATAAGAaaggacagcaacaacaacaacagcgacgtGGACGCAGTCGCAGCCGTGGTGGACGCGGTGGCCGTAACCAAG gTAAAACTGCTAAACCAGAGGTTGACAAGGATAAGCTTGACAAAGAGTTGGACCAATATATGGCGACAACAAGAACTGAGAATAGTGACTTTCTGTTACGAAATTAG